From Anaerohalosphaera lusitana, one genomic window encodes:
- a CDS encoding ParB/RepB/Spo0J family partition protein, with amino-acid sequence MASENDMKNGNGKMTSRTTELEVKSIIVPDGNNNRQRFDNQKLFELGESFKENSQLQPIIVNRVNDHNYLIAGERRLRAARAAGLAFVEAKVFEDLDELTVLRMHIAENRDREQLNVLEEARGMQRLADHGWEVKKIAEEYHVTDSTVRKRLNLLKLPDDVQEMIVRDENPLPTHQALCLVGLSESEARQLARRAAPFLGPVAGEAEVRGWVNELKEAKAGPKLVDDPPAPPKTVTDEELGSEDEITRENVGAGSPVNAPATGDDFKSKLGSRWIPKTGRHAGHVGVCIGESSGPGEPTQACLEFADGSVEYFTRDLIDPTTRWEAAPERKPQHPKEPNAGAKEDFRGTKWLNLCDANYQNKIGTFYGTFDPKDAESKVWLEIDGVRRNGGYFWPGDLWRVYETSEEHNPRPGSLWRVTVGTYNGRIGKHKGWNAKRDILGDDDDERWCLQFADGEADYFRPDDLVMASEAEAKPQWSVADGDAIADGLTPVKVQVTIHGTLEIDENGQPVICQSEAQVRSTPDGKTALSSGISCENLWLDDCTGHAAEKLIRHLTIAQSQLDKGENEK; translated from the coding sequence ATGGCGAGTGAAAATGATATGAAAAATGGAAATGGAAAAATGACAAGCAGGACGACGGAGCTGGAAGTCAAGAGCATTATCGTGCCGGACGGCAACAACAACCGGCAGCGGTTTGATAACCAAAAGCTGTTTGAGCTGGGCGAGAGTTTCAAGGAGAATTCGCAGCTTCAGCCGATCATCGTCAACCGCGTCAACGATCACAACTATTTGATCGCGGGCGAGCGGCGGCTGCGGGCGGCCAGGGCCGCGGGGCTGGCGTTCGTGGAGGCGAAGGTCTTTGAGGATCTCGACGAGCTGACGGTGCTGCGGATGCACATCGCGGAGAACCGCGACCGCGAGCAATTGAATGTGCTCGAAGAGGCACGCGGGATGCAGCGGCTGGCCGATCACGGCTGGGAGGTGAAAAAGATCGCAGAGGAATACCACGTCACCGACAGCACGGTTCGCAAGCGTTTGAATCTGTTAAAACTGCCGGACGATGTGCAGGAGATGATCGTGCGCGATGAGAATCCACTGCCCACGCATCAGGCGCTTTGTCTGGTCGGGCTCAGCGAATCCGAGGCTCGTCAACTGGCCCGCAGGGCAGCGCCGTTTCTGGGGCCGGTGGCCGGCGAAGCCGAGGTGCGAGGCTGGGTCAACGAGCTCAAGGAGGCGAAGGCGGGCCCGAAACTGGTGGACGACCCCCCCGCCCCGCCCAAGACGGTTACGGACGAGGAGCTGGGCAGTGAAGATGAAATAACCCGCGAGAACGTCGGGGCTGGCTCGCCGGTGAACGCTCCGGCGACCGGTGATGACTTCAAGAGCAAGCTGGGTTCTCGGTGGATCCCCAAAACGGGCAGGCATGCCGGGCATGTGGGAGTTTGTATTGGAGAATCTTCTGGACCGGGGGAACCAACTCAGGCATGTTTGGAATTCGCCGACGGCAGCGTAGAGTATTTCACGCGTGATTTGATCGATCCAACGACAAGATGGGAGGCGGCTCCGGAACGCAAGCCGCAGCATCCGAAAGAACCGAACGCGGGAGCGAAGGAGGATTTTCGCGGCACAAAATGGCTGAACCTTTGCGATGCGAATTACCAGAACAAGATAGGCACTTTCTACGGCACGTTCGACCCGAAGGATGCCGAGAGCAAGGTGTGGCTGGAGATCGACGGCGTAAGACGCAACGGCGGCTACTTCTGGCCGGGCGATCTGTGGCGGGTTTATGAGACGAGCGAGGAGCACAACCCCCGCCCCGGTTCGCTGTGGCGGGTGACGGTCGGGACTTACAACGGGCGGATCGGCAAGCACAAGGGCTGGAACGCAAAAAGGGACATCCTCGGCGACGATGACGACGAGCGTTGGTGCCTGCAGTTCGCGGACGGCGAGGCGGACTACTTCAGGCCGGACGATCTTGTCATGGCCAGCGAGGCGGAGGCCAAGCCGCAGTGGTCGGTCGCAGACGGCGATGCGATCGCGGACGGACTGACGCCGGTCAAGGTGCAGGTGACGATTCACGGCACGCTGGAGATCGACGAGAACGGCCAGCCGGTGATCTGCCAAAGCGAGGCACAGGTGCGGTCGACACCCGACGGCAAGACAGCGCTGAGCAGCGGAATCAGTTGCGAGAATTTGTGGCTGGACGACTGCACCGGACACGCGGCGGAGAAGCTGATACGCCATCTGACCATCGCACAGTCACAGTTGGACAAGGGGGAAAATGAAAAGTGA